The following DNA comes from Populus trichocarpa isolate Nisqually-1 chromosome 19, P.trichocarpa_v4.1, whole genome shotgun sequence.
cacgGGCATGATACAGCAGGATTGAATCTTATTTCTTAAAGGAAGGGTTTGAGAAATGTCCTTATGAACATACTCTCTTCCTAAAGAAAACTGAAGAAGGTACTTTCTTAATTGTGTGTCTTTATGTAGATGATCTCATATTTACCGGAAACAATGAGATGATGTTTAATTCGTTTAAACAATCCATGATGAAAGAATTTGATATGACTGATCTTGATCGAATGAGATACTTTCTGGGTTTAGAGGTATTTCAACGAGCTGATGGAATTTTTATATGTCAAAGAAAGTACGCCCAGGAGGTGCTGCAACGGTTCAACATGGCTGATTGTAATGTTGTATTTAATCCCATCGTTCCAGGATTCAAGCTGGTCAAAGAATCCACCAGCACAGCAGTTAATAATACTTTATACATGCAGATAATGAAGCTTGATGTATCTAACATCTACCAAACCAGATATTATGTTCGTGGTTAATATGCTTAGCAGACACCTGACTCATCCTACAGAAATCCATCTGCAAGCAGTGAAAAGCGTGCTTAGGTACATCAAAGGCACACTCACGTATGGAATATTTTATAAGCACGAAGGCAATGAAGAGCTTCTCGGTTACACCGACAGTGACTATGCAGGAGACTTAGAGGATAGGAAAAGCACTTCAGGTTTTCTATTCTTGTTAAGCTCTGAAGCTATATCATGGTCCTCAAAAAAACAACCGGTAGTCACTCTCTCCACAACTGAAGCTGAGTTCATTGTTGCTGCATCCTGTGCTTGTCAGGCCGTATGGTTACGAAGAATGTTAGAAAAACTTAATCAGAACTCCAAGGGAGCAACAGTAATGTATTGTGATAATAGTTCTACCATTAAACTCTCGAAAAATCCTGTCATGCACGGTCGAAGCAAACATATTGATGTTCGCTTCCACTTCCTTCGTGATCTAACTCGAGATGGGGTTGTGACGTTGCTGCACTGTTATTCTCAAGAACAATTGGCCGATATTATGACTAAACCCTTAACACGAGCAGCCTTTGAGAAACTACGCATGTTGATGGGTGTTTGTCAAAACCCGGGTATAAACTGAAGAAGAATCGTCAGTTTAAGAGAGGGAAATGTTATCTGAGAAGACTTAGTCttcagttttttatgttttctgttAGCAATAATCCCTGAATATCATGTTATTTCTGTTATCTGATACCTTCTGTATGGCTATATAAAGCCACCAATGATGCTTAATAAATTATCGATTTATAATTTCAGTAAACCAAGTTTATCAGTACCATGGTGTCCAGTAACTGAAAGTCCCTTAGTGTTGGTAAAGTTTTGAAAATTCCCGTCAGCCTCAAGATCAGGGAAAGGGGGGGATACAAGTCAAACCTCAGATAACTCGAAGTAGTTTCAGAAGAGTTCAATCCTACAAGTCAGCCTCTATTTTACTAAAATTGCACATCTAATATATACAGTCTTCAGTTATAGTAGTtcagcaatgtttttttttttggatttgaggaAACCCCACCTTccggaaagcgcactttgtgggcccaggtgagcgagtaaaaccccggctgtctcagactcttacaagaggtgcacgcatGCAGTTCTGTGATCCCTGGAACTTCAATTCCATGTCATTAACAACACTGATCCTTGATTGTCATCAAGTTCCCCTTGCCTTCTCAAGATCAGGAAGATCTGCAAGCAATGCCTCATACAGTCAGATATGGCATCACAAGCAatagaagaaatgaaattaaaggtAAAGTTGCACAGACAAAAGCAATTTTTTCGTTTGTACAATGCATAATTTGACACTTGAAATGATATGGACTGCATAATagtggaataatttttttaaaaaaaaattgtcttcgTAGTTTTGGAATAATAAAACTCGAATTTTCCTTGTGGACTGAAAGTCACAAAGCATTCTTTTCATTACATGCACTTAAAGGTTTGGAAGTTCATAGATGATAATGCATATAAAGATTATGAAAATTAAGCACACACGGCATACTACATTGTTGCAGAATCCTATCTATGCACGTGAAGTACACACAGAGGATGGTAAATATGATGCAACCAAGGTCTAACTTACAAAGCATTCCTTCATCATCACTGCTCCCATCATCTTTTTCATACTGCAAAAGAACAGGTGTTAAATAATCAAGCAGACTTGAAGCACTGCTATAATCATTCTTTATATTAAcagaaaaccaaacaaaaaaagaaaacaaattacccCAGCATTATTGTCATCAGAGGCATCAGCTGCAAGGGACAACAGAAATTTGATCAGATTCAATCAGAAACTGAAGCTGTAAACTCTTGCATACTGAACCATATATTCTCGAGTTATTTAATACAAATCATAAAGCAGCCATGTTATGCAGTGAACAAAGAGAAATAAGGAAAAGTTCATGCATCCCAGATTGCTAAGGATTGTGTTGGGATGCAATAATGGTTGAAAGAATAgactttattttcattgaagagCACAAGTACTAACAAAACTCAAAAGCATCACCATCATGGTATTGCtaataaatttcaagaattgttcAGTCATTTCATGCCACACAGACCCATGGGGCACAAAACAGTCAAGACTGCAAACACTTCAAAAGGtgtaaactaattaatttttctataaacatcGGAATTACATATTCTGCACATAATGGCATTCATTGTGAGAGATAATGAATGTCAACCATACAATAGCAATATCAACATCCATGGTTAACACAATTCACTGGCTAGAATCAATCAAAATGACTCTTGAGAGTCTTTTAGCATACAATTCTTCTTCAAGCTAGGAAGATATCTAATTTCCTCACTAGTAGAACCTCACTAATGTGCACTCCCATTTTACATGTGAGGATAGAACAATACCTGTTCATCAAGAAAAAGAAGCCAAAAATACAACCCAAGAGAAAAACACTAAGCTATTCAGGGGAAACAGGACCACACACAAATTAGAGGAAGATAATTTAACAAGGCAAGTCCAACTTGTGCTAAGCTTTTAGATATTAAACCACTCAAGTTAAATGCATTAAACAATCAAATGACAGGACTTTGGGACAGGATTAGATATCATGAAGTTCAATCAATTATACCATACCCTAACTAAGGGCagaatcatgttttgaaaacttGAGCCCCATAGAGAACTTTGAGAGACCTCATATCATAACCCAAAGAACAGGTCGTGAGAACTTACAAGCTGACttttcatcatcctcatcaaaCCACTTGTTCCAATCCACCTTAATGTAAGGAGCAGGCTTCCCTTCAGATTTTAACAGCCTTTTCCACCAgactttctcttctttctggATTGAGCATATAATGTTCCTCAACCCAACCTTAGTTTTAGAACCCTGCATAGTTAACATCAAAGCCTTAAAGCATGAACATTATAACATTTCAAAAGTTTGCAATGAAAAATACAATGGAGAAAATTACTAggaattttcatatttaaacaTTGCAATTACAAATACTACACGTTGAAATGTCATATGaacaaaattctcaattatGTGGCACCAGGTTTCTCTAACTTGAGCAGGTCAGTTACATGACAAAAAAGTATAAGACGTAGGAGACAATTCTAAGTATTGGATATTACATGCTACATGAAAACCTTGTGAGTAACAGATCAGGAatggcatgaaaaaaaattaaaattttaagatacaAGCATTTTCTTATATTCAATGCTTATGGACACTCAAGTACTCAACAATAATTCTAGAAAATATTCCTCATGATGTTCTTGACGATGTGATGTACATGAAAACCTAAGGAATGTCTGAAAGCACAACATGGAACTTATCCTGAGTAGTAACGTTTCATCAGAGTGAATTGGAAGCCTGGCTTCAAAATGAGGTTTCATGCTAACTTGTCGATCAGAGTATAAGTGGAAGACTGACTGGCTCTATGTTAATTCATTCATAAATAGTTAATCATTTACTTGTAAGCTAAccagagagagggagggagggagggagggagaggaagGAGAGGGAGTGACATCTCTTTGATTAGAAAGGCGTTGCTTGATATTGAATTAGCAGCAAGAAATTTTTTCTGTGTTTAAGTTTTATCATTCTGTTTCCTTTTTTCCCAGGAGGCGTTTAAGCAAAGGCATCACATCGGAAATGGTTCCAGAGCTAGTGGCAACAAAAACAGAATGACAGAGACAACGATGGAGAGTCATTAAAAGCAAAAGCGATAGCAGCAGATAGAAAGGAGAACTATTCTAAGGGGAGCAGTACTGATGGTTAAATAGATCGACATTGGATCTCCTGTCAACTATTCTAACTTAATCCATAAATTTTCCCACccgaaagaaaaaagaaaagaaaacagagcaTGAAGCACAACATGCATGAGTTATTTTCTCCAAACTCAGCCAGTTTTTTACACAAAAATGCATAACATGAAGATGCATTAAAAAGTATGGCCAAAAGAAAAGCAGCAATTCCCAACTTGGCTTCAAATCTACCAAATTGAagtgttttttccttcttgagAACAGTAAAACTGGCATGCAGGAAGTGTTACGACACCACAGATATCAAACATGATTTTACCTCCTCTAACACAAGGACCAACAACTTCAAAAAGAACCCATCATTAACATTCTTCTTCCAATGAAACAAAATGACTGCAAACCATCAACTACACAACTGTTCTCTTTCCAATAAAATGACAAGAACCCGCAAAAGATTTCACAACTCAATGCCAAAAGAGTGAAAATACAAAgagaaattacataaaataaataaatacctcAGGAACAATGTTTCCAAAGAGTTCCAAACTGAAATCAAAGGATTCGCCTTGAACCCCAACAGCAGAGAAACTAAATAATCCTCCACCTTCACATTTCACTGATACGTCTTTAGCATCAGGTAATGCAATCGTCAAGTAAACCTTGTCTGATCTCTGAGCCCACAGAACCTCTGGGTGCCTACTGCACATACAAACcaccaaagtaaaaaataattgcagagTCAGAGTCAGAGAGAAAGGGAGGACAGGAGAAATGACCTGACCTCATTGTTTCTATGGAGGGCGGGTGACTGATGGCGGAAACGAGTCGTTTGAGGGTAATGGGAGAGGGCAGTAGCCAACAGCCCAACAGTAAAACCCTACAAAGAAGACGACTACTGTGTCTTTGCCTGCCCTTGTCAGTGAActgtatataaattattgttttttaagagatggtagcgttatttttaaaaatattttgtatttaaaaatatattaaaatattttttatttttaaaaaattatttttaaaattaacaaattaaaataatttaaaaatatataaaaattaaaaaaatatatatttaaattttgatggaaCACAAATTGAATTACGTTTCTAAACGGGGTCTTACTAATAATAGCATGGgtcaaactataatttttttttaaaaaaaaaatattagatgtcgagataaaaaaaatatcataaaaaaatcaatcaagaaaaatttataaCCGTAATAATTAAAGTCAAGTCAATCTgagatattttgttaaatttgtaatttatatcatgagattaaa
Coding sequences within:
- the LOC7491059 gene encoding co-chaperone protein p23-2 isoform X2, with translation MRHPEVLWAQRSDKVYLTIALPDAKDVSVKCEGGGLFSFSAVGVQGESFDFSLELFGNIVPEGSKTKVGLRNIICSIQKEEKVWWKRLLKSEGKPAPYIKVDWNKWFDEDDEKSASDASDDNNAGYEKDDGSSDDEGMLYLPDLEKARGT
- the LOC7491059 gene encoding co-chaperone protein p23-2 isoform X1 → MSRHPEVLWAQRSDKVYLTIALPDAKDVSVKCEGGGLFSFSAVGVQGESFDFSLELFGNIVPEGSKTKVGLRNIICSIQKEEKVWWKRLLKSEGKPAPYIKVDWNKWFDEDDEKSASDASDDNNAGYEKDDGSSDDEGMLYLPDLEKARGT